A genomic segment from Bos mutus isolate GX-2022 chromosome 27, NWIPB_WYAK_1.1, whole genome shotgun sequence encodes:
- the LRRC3B gene encoding leucine-rich repeat-containing protein 3B gives MNLVDLWLTRSLSMCLLLQSFVLMILCFHSASMCPKGCLCSSSGGLNVTCSNANLKEIPRDLPPETVLLYLDSNQITSIPNEIFKDLHQLRVLNLSKNGIEFIDEHAFKGVAETLQTLDLSDNRIQSVHKNAFNNLKARARIANNPWHCDCTLQQVLRSMVSNHETAHNVICKTSVLDEHAGRPFLNAANDADLCNLPKKTTDYAMLVTMFGWFTMVISYVVYYVRQNQEDARRHLEYLKSLPSRQKKADEPDDISTVV, from the coding sequence ATGAATCTGGTGGACCTGTGGCTAACTCGCTCCCTCTCCATGTGTCTCCTCCTCCAAAGTTTCGTTCTCATGATACTGTGCTTTCATTCCGCCAGTATGTGTCCCAAGGGCTGTCTCTGTTCTTCCTCTGGGGGTTTAAATGTCACCTGTAGCAATGCGAATCTCAAGGAAATACCTAGAGATCTTCCGCCTGAAACGGTCCTCTTGTACCTGGACTCCAATCAGATCACATCCATCCCCAATGAGATTTTTAAGGACCTCCATCAACTAAGAGTTCTCAACCTGTCCAAAAACGGCATTGAGTTTATCGACGAGCACGCCTTCAAGGGAGTCGCCGAGACTCTGCAGACTCTGGACTTGTCTGACAACCGGATTCAGAGCGTGCACAAAAATGCCTTCAATAACCTGAAGGCCAGAGCCAGAATTGCCAACAACCCCTGGCACTGTGACTGTACGCTCCAGCAAGTCCTGCGGAGCATGGTGTCCAATCACGAGACAGCCCACAATGTGATCTGCAAGACCTCCGTGCTGGATGAACATGCTGGGAGGCCGTTCCTCAACGCTGCCAATGACGCCGACCTTTGTAACCTCCCTAAAAAAACGACTGACTACGCCATGCTGGTCACCATGTTTGGCTGGTTCACCATGGTGATCTCTTACGTGGTGTACTACGTGAGGCAGAATCAGGAGGACGCGCGGAGACACCTCGAATACTTGAAGTCCCTGCCGAGCAGGCAAAAGAAAGCTGACGAGCCCGACGACATTAGCACCGTGGTGTAG